Proteins encoded within one genomic window of Spirulina major PCC 6313:
- a CDS encoding cysteine hydrolase family protein, protein MSDSLKTLGTPPNAWRVDADIADLRREPLPPQIITVPTHSKTLRLDLAKTALLVIDMQNDFCHPDGWLAGIGVDITPAREPIAPLQRFLPVLRSHHVPILWVNWGNRPDLFNISAATRHVYNPTGDGIGLGDPLPKNQAPVLEAGSWAAAVVDELTPEPNDIRVDKYRMSGFWDTPLDSILKNLGRTTLLFAGVNSDQCVMATLQDAAFLNYDCILLSDCAATTSPEFCTQATLYNVNQCFGFVTDSAAFLDVLE, encoded by the coding sequence ATGTCTGACTCACTGAAAACCCTCGGAACCCCGCCCAATGCGTGGCGCGTTGATGCCGATATTGCCGACCTCCGCCGTGAACCTCTTCCGCCTCAGATCATCACCGTTCCTACCCACTCGAAAACTCTGCGGCTGGATCTTGCCAAAACTGCTCTTTTGGTGATTGATATGCAAAATGATTTTTGTCATCCCGATGGGTGGTTGGCGGGAATTGGTGTGGATATTACCCCGGCCCGTGAACCGATCGCACCCTTGCAGCGATTTTTACCCGTCTTGCGATCGCACCACGTCCCGATCCTTTGGGTCAACTGGGGCAACCGTCCCGACCTCTTCAACATCAGCGCCGCCACCCGCCATGTGTATAACCCCACGGGCGACGGGATTGGCCTCGGTGATCCCCTGCCGAAAAACCAAGCCCCTGTCCTGGAGGCGGGCAGTTGGGCGGCGGCCGTCGTCGATGAACTCACCCCAGAACCCAATGATATTCGTGTCGATAAGTACCGGATGAGCGGGTTTTGGGATACGCCCTTGGATAGTATTTTGAAAAATCTGGGCCGCACGACCTTACTCTTTGCGGGGGTGAATAGTGATCAATGCGTGATGGCGACGCTCCAAGATGCGGCGTTTTTAAACTATGATTGCATTCTATTAAGCGATTGTGCCGCGACGACTTCCCCGGAATTTTGCACCCAAGCGACGCTTTATAACGTCAATCAATGTTTTGGCTTTGTGACAGATTCCGCCGCCTTTTTAGATGTATTGGAATAA
- a CDS encoding cupin domain-containing protein, whose product MTDLLDATSDHCVIPVVKSPRDYQAYRISPQDTNRLAIVFDPDIASMSLTFCVEIFDPGGKTPPNRHNIALEMFFVLKGEGFALCDGKQVPIRAGDSLLVPPTGIHEVHNTGDGRLYALCFMVPNEDFAELIRSGIPVELDEEDMQVLGRVDRVR is encoded by the coding sequence ATGACCGATCTATTAGATGCAACCAGTGACCATTGTGTGATTCCCGTGGTGAAGTCGCCCCGCGATTATCAAGCCTATCGGATTAGTCCCCAGGATACGAATCGATTGGCGATCGTGTTTGATCCGGATATTGCCTCGATGTCGTTAACCTTTTGTGTGGAAATTTTTGATCCAGGGGGAAAAACACCTCCGAACCGTCACAATATTGCCCTAGAAATGTTTTTTGTGTTGAAAGGGGAAGGGTTTGCCCTCTGTGATGGTAAGCAGGTTCCGATTCGGGCGGGAGATAGTTTACTAGTACCACCGACGGGAATTCATGAAGTCCATAATACGGGAGATGGGCGACTCTATGCCCTTTGTTTTATGGTACCCAATGAAGATTTTGCGGAGTTAATTCGGAGTGGGATTCCAGTTGAACTAGATGAAGAAGATATGCAGGTATTAGGCCGTGTTGATCGCGTACGCTAA
- a CDS encoding ABC-F family ATP-binding cassette domain-containing protein, producing the protein MSILTLQAVHKDFGIKDILRSASCSIEAGEKVGLIGVNGSGKSTFLKMIAGLEPFDGGDRILKSGARVVYLPQQPDIDPNLTVLDQVFADSSNAMGLVREYEDLSHRMAHAAGDDLDRLMSRLATVSEQMDAIGAWELETNAKIILSRLGIDDFEARVGDLSGGYRKRIALATALLADPDLLLMDEPTNHLDAESVEWLQDYLTQFRGALLLITHDRYFLDRVTNRILEIDRADLYSYDGNYAYYLEKKALAEDAAASSQRKYQGILRRELEWLKRGPKARSTKQKARIDRIGEMQNTTFKTANSSVSIDTPGRRIGKKVIELVAVSKSYGDRTLIKDFSYEFGPSDRIGIIGGNGAGKSTLMNIITGRIPPDSGTVDIGSTIHFGYFDQHSESMITAKEENQRVIEYIKDSAELVKTSDGATITASQMLERFLFPSDQQYAPIHKLSGGEKRRLFLLKILMTAPNVLILDEPTNDLDVQTLGVLEDYLETFNGCAICVSHDRYFLDRTVEFIFALEPGGSLRQYPGNYSVYLDYKRAEAAIAKEAAALTPSPAQSPAKSSPDPNKNATPSRRLSNYQRRELAELETQIPELEAQKATLEDKIYTNPPADYNQLQSLTDELATLTATIDQVTEQWLALAELEQ; encoded by the coding sequence ATGAGTATTCTGACGCTTCAGGCTGTCCACAAAGATTTTGGCATTAAAGACATTCTCCGCTCTGCCAGTTGCAGCATTGAGGCAGGTGAAAAGGTTGGGCTGATTGGGGTGAATGGGTCGGGAAAATCGACGTTTTTAAAGATGATCGCAGGGTTGGAGCCGTTCGATGGGGGCGATCGCATCCTCAAATCCGGGGCCCGCGTCGTCTATCTGCCCCAACAGCCCGACATTGACCCCAACCTCACTGTATTAGATCAAGTGTTTGCCGACAGCAGTAACGCGATGGGATTGGTGCGGGAATATGAAGACCTTTCCCACCGGATGGCCCACGCCGCCGGGGACGATCTCGATCGCCTTATGAGTCGCCTCGCCACCGTCAGCGAACAGATGGATGCGATCGGGGCGTGGGAACTGGAAACCAACGCCAAAATTATTCTCAGTCGGTTGGGGATTGATGACTTTGAAGCACGGGTGGGCGACCTCTCAGGGGGGTATCGCAAGCGGATCGCCCTTGCCACTGCCCTCCTCGCCGATCCGGATCTGCTCCTGATGGACGAACCCACCAACCATCTCGATGCGGAATCCGTCGAATGGTTGCAAGACTACCTCACCCAATTTCGGGGCGCATTGTTGCTGATTACCCACGATCGCTACTTCCTCGATCGCGTCACCAATCGCATTTTAGAAATCGACCGCGCCGACCTCTACAGCTACGACGGCAATTATGCCTATTATCTAGAGAAAAAAGCCCTCGCCGAGGACGCAGCGGCCAGCAGTCAACGCAAGTATCAAGGCATCCTCCGGCGCGAATTGGAATGGCTTAAACGTGGCCCCAAAGCCCGCAGCACAAAGCAAAAAGCCCGCATCGATCGCATTGGTGAGATGCAAAACACCACCTTTAAAACGGCCAATAGCAGCGTTAGTATTGATACTCCGGGGCGGCGGATTGGCAAGAAAGTGATCGAACTGGTGGCGGTGAGTAAAAGTTACGGCGATCGCACCTTAATCAAGGACTTTTCCTATGAATTTGGGCCCAGCGATCGCATCGGCATTATCGGCGGCAATGGCGCGGGAAAATCCACCCTCATGAACATTATTACCGGTCGCATTCCCCCCGATTCCGGCACTGTAGACATCGGCAGCACGATCCATTTTGGCTACTTTGATCAACATTCCGAAAGTATGATCACCGCTAAAGAAGAAAACCAGCGTGTGATTGAATATATTAAGGACAGTGCCGAACTCGTCAAAACCAGCGACGGTGCGACGATCACCGCCTCACAAATGTTAGAGCGGTTTTTATTCCCATCAGATCAACAATATGCGCCGATTCATAAACTGTCGGGAGGGGAAAAACGGCGGCTGTTTTTACTCAAAATTTTAATGACTGCCCCCAATGTACTGATCCTCGATGAACCGACCAATGATCTAGATGTGCAAACCCTCGGTGTATTAGAAGACTATCTCGAAACCTTTAATGGCTGCGCGATTTGTGTGTCCCACGATCGCTACTTTCTAGACCGGACGGTGGAGTTTATTTTTGCCCTCGAACCCGGCGGGAGTTTGCGGCAATATCCCGGTAATTATTCGGTCTATCTCGATTACAAACGGGCCGAAGCTGCGATCGCCAAAGAAGCCGCCGCCCTCACCCCATCCCCAGCCCAATCCCCCGCGAAATCCTCACCCGACCCGAACAAAAACGCCACCCCATCCCGCCGCCTCTCCAACTACCAACGCCGCGAACTCGCCGAACTTGAAACCCAAATCCCCGAACTCGAAGCCCAAAAAGCCACATTAGAAGACAAAATCTACACCAATCCCCCCGCCGACTACAATCAACTGCAATCCCTCACCGATGAACTCGCCACCCTCACCGCCACCATTGATCAGGTCACAGAGCAATGGTTAGCCCTCGCAGAACTAGAGCAATAA
- a CDS encoding DUF760 domain-containing protein, with protein MNNHHAAIANFLDANHSQNELWQYMQTLNADTANQLFQPSTEAAQVMEGQIIGLLGGLPPQQFDVRVSTTREQLGQLLASAMMGGYFLHKAEQRMALEQHWHSNETTPDTPPADQ; from the coding sequence CTTGGATGCCAACCACAGCCAAAATGAGTTGTGGCAATACATGCAAACCCTCAATGCAGACACCGCGAACCAACTATTCCAACCGAGCACCGAAGCGGCTCAAGTCATGGAAGGACAAATCATCGGTCTCTTGGGTGGCCTCCCACCCCAGCAGTTTGATGTGAGAGTGAGCACCACTCGCGAGCAATTGGGTCAATTGTTGGCATCGGCGATGATGGGGGGCTATTTTCTCCATAAAGCCGAGCAGCGGATGGCCCTCGAACAGCATTGGCACAGCAACGAAACCACGCCCGACACCCCCCCCGCCGATCAGTAA